A region from the Microcella frigidaquae genome encodes:
- the hutU gene encoding urocanate hydratase encodes MSIATHRPDAGTGASDARPASGPRPVRAHRGTQLHTLGWQQEGALRMLQNNLDPEVAEHPDELVVYGGTGKAARDWASFDALTRTLATLKGDETMLVQSGRPVGIMQTHEWAPRVLLANSNLVGDWANWDEFRRLEQLGLTMYGQMTAGSWIYIGTQGILQGTFETFAAVATQRFNGTLAGTITLTGGLGGMGGAQPLAVTMNGGVAICVDVDPSRIARRIEHRYLDVQADSLDHAIELATQARDARRPLSIGVLGNAAAVFPALLKMGAPIDIVTDQTSAHDPLAYLPLEHTMDDWHAARERDPIGFAAAARASMAVQVEAMVGFQRAGAEVFDYGNNIRTEAKAAGFADAFSFPGFVPAYIRPLFAQGKGPFRWAALSGDPADIAATDKAVLELFPENESLQRWIPLAQERVHFQGLPARICWLGYGERDVAGERFNDMVASGELSAPVAIGRDHLDSGSVASPYRETEAMKDGSDAIADWPLLNALVNTASGATWVSIHHGGGVGIGRSIHAGQVVVADGSALAGQKVQRVLTNDPGMGVIRHIDAGYTEGEAVVEQYGVRIPMREH; translated from the coding sequence ATGAGCATCGCGACCCACCGCCCCGACGCCGGCACCGGCGCCAGCGACGCGCGCCCGGCATCCGGACCCCGCCCCGTGCGCGCCCACCGCGGCACGCAGCTGCACACCCTCGGCTGGCAGCAGGAGGGCGCCCTGCGCATGCTGCAGAACAACCTCGACCCCGAGGTGGCCGAGCACCCCGACGAGCTCGTCGTCTACGGCGGCACCGGCAAGGCCGCGCGCGACTGGGCGAGCTTCGACGCGCTGACCCGCACGCTCGCGACCCTCAAGGGCGACGAGACGATGCTCGTGCAGTCGGGCCGCCCCGTCGGCATCATGCAGACGCACGAGTGGGCGCCGCGCGTGCTCCTCGCCAACTCGAACCTCGTCGGCGACTGGGCGAACTGGGACGAGTTCCGGCGGCTCGAGCAGCTCGGCCTCACGATGTACGGGCAGATGACGGCCGGCTCGTGGATCTACATCGGCACGCAGGGAATCCTGCAGGGCACGTTCGAGACCTTCGCCGCGGTCGCGACGCAGAGGTTCAACGGCACCCTCGCCGGCACCATCACCCTCACGGGCGGACTCGGCGGCATGGGCGGCGCCCAGCCCCTCGCCGTCACGATGAACGGCGGCGTCGCGATCTGCGTCGACGTCGACCCCTCGCGCATCGCCCGGCGCATCGAGCACCGCTACCTCGACGTGCAGGCCGACTCGCTCGATCATGCGATCGAGCTCGCGACGCAGGCGCGGGATGCCCGCCGCCCGCTCTCGATCGGAGTCCTCGGCAACGCCGCGGCCGTCTTCCCCGCCCTGCTGAAGATGGGCGCCCCCATCGACATCGTCACCGACCAGACGAGCGCGCACGATCCGCTCGCGTACCTCCCGCTCGAGCACACGATGGACGACTGGCACGCGGCGCGCGAGCGCGACCCGATCGGCTTCGCGGCCGCGGCGCGCGCGTCGATGGCCGTGCAGGTCGAAGCGATGGTCGGCTTCCAGCGGGCCGGTGCCGAGGTCTTCGACTACGGGAACAACATCAGGACGGAGGCGAAGGCGGCCGGATTCGCGGACGCGTTCTCCTTCCCCGGGTTCGTGCCCGCGTACATCCGCCCGCTGTTCGCGCAGGGGAAAGGGCCGTTCCGGTGGGCGGCATTGAGCGGCGACCCGGCCGACATCGCGGCGACCGACAAAGCGGTGCTCGAGCTGTTCCCCGAGAACGAGAGCCTGCAGCGGTGGATCCCGCTCGCGCAGGAGCGCGTGCACTTCCAGGGCCTGCCGGCGCGCATCTGCTGGCTCGGCTACGGCGAGCGCGACGTCGCGGGCGAGCGCTTCAACGACATGGTCGCGTCGGGCGAGCTGAGCGCCCCCGTCGCGATCGGCCGCGACCACCTCGACTCGGGATCGGTCGCGAGCCCGTACCGCGAGACGGAGGCGATGAAGGACGGCTCGGACGCGATCGCCGACTGGCCGCTGCTCAACGCGCTCGTCAACACGGCGTCGGGGGCGACGTGGGTGTCGATCCACCACGGCGGCGGGGTGGGCATCGGGCGGTCGATCCACGCCGGGCAGGTCGTCGTCGCCGACGGCTCGGCGCTCGCCGGCCAGAAGGTGCAGCGCGTGCTGACGAACGACCCGGGCATGGGAGTCATCCGCCATATCGACGCGGGCTACACCGAGGGCGAGGCGGTCGTCGAGCAGTACGGCGTGCGCATCCCGATGCGCGAGCACTGA
- the hutI gene encoding imidazolonepropionase: MSTLVANIGQLVTLDPAEPDRPIRAGAALVIDGGQVAWVGDAAAAPAADRRIDAEGAAVIPGFVDSHSHLVFGGDRVDEFEARMAGRAYTAGGIRTTVAATRAASDDALRTRLAHLAAQARAQGTTTLEIKSGYGLTVHDEERALQLARELTPETTFLGAHVVPAEFVDDRAAYVDLVCGAMLAACAPHARFIDVFIDRGAFTVDEARRILTAGADAGLLPRVHAAQLEPDGGTALAVELGAASVDHGTFLTDGDVELLAASARAEAAGGPLATVATLLPLVEFATRQPYPDARRLLDAGAAVALASDGNPGSNFSTSMPLAVALAVRELGMTPLEALAAATRGGARALRRGDVGHLGVGARGDAIILDAPDHRYLAYRPGVPLVRQVLVGGEPTS, translated from the coding sequence ATGAGCACTCTGGTTGCGAATATCGGACAGCTGGTCACTCTCGACCCGGCCGAGCCCGACCGCCCGATCCGCGCCGGCGCGGCGCTCGTCATCGACGGCGGCCAGGTCGCGTGGGTGGGCGATGCCGCCGCCGCACCTGCCGCCGACCGCCGCATCGACGCGGAGGGGGCGGCGGTCATCCCGGGCTTCGTCGACAGCCATAGCCACCTCGTCTTCGGCGGCGACCGGGTCGACGAGTTCGAGGCGCGCATGGCCGGGCGCGCCTACACGGCGGGCGGCATCCGCACGACCGTCGCCGCTACGCGCGCCGCGAGCGACGACGCGCTGCGCACCCGCCTCGCCCACCTCGCCGCGCAGGCCCGGGCGCAGGGCACGACGACCCTCGAGATCAAGAGCGGGTACGGCCTGACCGTGCACGACGAGGAGCGCGCCCTGCAACTCGCCCGCGAGCTCACCCCCGAGACCACGTTCCTCGGCGCACACGTGGTGCCCGCCGAGTTCGTCGACGACCGTGCCGCCTACGTCGACCTCGTCTGCGGCGCGATGCTCGCCGCCTGCGCCCCGCACGCCCGCTTCATCGACGTCTTCATCGACCGCGGCGCCTTCACGGTCGACGAGGCGCGGCGCATCCTCACCGCCGGCGCGGATGCGGGGCTCCTCCCGCGCGTGCACGCCGCCCAGCTCGAACCCGACGGCGGCACGGCGCTCGCCGTGGAGCTCGGCGCCGCCAGCGTCGACCACGGCACCTTCCTCACCGACGGCGACGTCGAGCTGCTCGCCGCGAGCGCGCGGGCCGAGGCAGCCGGGGGGCCGCTCGCCACCGTCGCCACCCTGCTGCCCCTCGTCGAGTTCGCCACGAGGCAGCCCTACCCGGATGCCCGCCGCCTGCTCGACGCCGGCGCGGCCGTGGCGCTCGCGAGCGACGGCAACCCGGGGTCGAACTTCTCGACGAGCATGCCGCTGGCCGTGGCGCTCGCGGTGCGCGAGCTCGGCATGACTCCGCTCGAGGCGCTGGCCGCGGCGACCCGCGGGGGAGCGCGGGCTCTGCGGCGGGGTGATGTCGGGCACCTGGGGGTGGGCGCGCGGGGCGATGCGATCATCCTGGATGCCCCCGATCACCGCTACCTCGCCTACCGGCCCGGCGTGCCACTGGTGCGGCAGGTGCTCGTCGGCGGCGAGCCGACCAGCTAG
- a CDS encoding arginase family protein — protein sequence MSALAHDPLWPRAGDWPAWEPGARADAVIVGIPTWRTALSPGQAHTTPAAIRDALRFYSADALARPDGSRLTVLDAGEVPEPDGPGEEAATARVAELASTASLVIVLGGDNAATVPAALGAWGARGGASRAGLITLDAHHDLRDGISNGSPVRRLLEAGLDGARVSQLGIEPLANSAAYRARAERHGIAVVTRAELARTPIEAAMATALGRAASAGGPVHVDLDLDVCDRGVAPGCPASVPGGLSALELRTAARLAGAHPSVMSIDLTELDAARDTADRRTIRLAALCVLEVLAGLASRPPKEGA from the coding sequence ATGTCCGCGCTCGCGCACGACCCGCTGTGGCCCCGGGCCGGCGACTGGCCGGCCTGGGAGCCGGGCGCGCGCGCCGACGCGGTCATCGTGGGCATCCCGACCTGGCGCACCGCGCTGTCGCCGGGGCAGGCGCACACGACCCCCGCGGCGATCCGGGATGCCCTCCGCTTCTACTCCGCTGACGCCCTCGCTCGTCCCGACGGCTCCCGGCTGACCGTGCTCGACGCGGGTGAAGTGCCCGAGCCCGACGGCCCCGGCGAGGAGGCCGCGACGGCGCGGGTGGCCGAGCTCGCGAGCACTGCATCCCTCGTCATCGTGCTCGGCGGCGACAACGCCGCGACCGTGCCGGCGGCCCTCGGCGCCTGGGGAGCTCGCGGCGGGGCGAGCCGTGCGGGACTCATCACCCTGGATGCCCACCACGACCTGCGCGACGGAATCAGCAACGGCTCGCCGGTGCGGCGCCTGCTCGAAGCAGGGCTCGACGGCGCGCGGGTCAGCCAACTCGGCATCGAGCCGCTCGCGAACTCGGCGGCGTACCGGGCCCGGGCCGAGCGGCACGGCATCGCCGTCGTCACCCGTGCCGAGCTCGCCCGCACCCCGATCGAGGCGGCGATGGCGACCGCGCTCGGCCGCGCGGCCTCGGCGGGCGGCCCGGTGCACGTCGACCTCGACCTCGACGTGTGCGACCGCGGCGTCGCGCCCGGCTGCCCGGCGAGCGTGCCCGGCGGCCTCAGCGCGCTCGAGCTGCGCACCGCGGCGCGGCTCGCGGGCGCGCATCCGTCAGTGATGAGCATCGACCTGACCGAGCTGGACGCCGCGCGCGACACCGCCGACCGGCGCACCATCCGGCTCGCCGCGCTGTGCGTGCTCGAGGTTCTCGCGGGGCTCGCCAGCCGGCCGCCGAAGGAGGGCGCATGA
- a CDS encoding ferric reductase-like transmembrane domain-containing protein: protein MMLGARSGGTVALRHLVMAAIALALAGAAWALYSSWSADMRLWKSLGVSAIGLLWWAIIIGPLARLLPRLSGLVPWRREAGIWFALVSALHGYLVWDGWARWDVAGLLGYQFSPESGLYLRAEPGFGLANLLGVAALGLGLALAATSFDRAVAFLGIGSWKWMHTLAYAAFYLVTLHVLYFAFIHYSPSPTRLTIYEPNPLRYYYLALFLTAVGAQASAFTAAVWRRQKVGAL, encoded by the coding sequence ATGATGCTAGGAGCACGATCGGGGGGCACGGTCGCCCTGCGACACCTCGTGATGGCGGCGATAGCCCTCGCGCTCGCGGGGGCGGCCTGGGCGCTGTACAGCTCCTGGAGCGCCGACATGAGGCTCTGGAAGTCGCTCGGGGTGTCCGCGATCGGGCTGCTCTGGTGGGCCATCATCATCGGACCGCTCGCCCGCCTGTTGCCTCGACTTTCCGGGCTGGTCCCCTGGCGACGAGAGGCCGGGATCTGGTTCGCTCTCGTCAGCGCGCTCCACGGCTACCTCGTCTGGGACGGCTGGGCCCGGTGGGATGTCGCCGGCCTTCTTGGGTACCAGTTCTCACCGGAGTCGGGACTCTACCTGCGAGCAGAGCCCGGCTTCGGCCTCGCCAACCTCCTCGGCGTCGCTGCGCTCGGACTCGGCCTCGCGCTCGCCGCGACATCCTTCGATCGTGCCGTCGCGTTTCTCGGGATCGGCTCATGGAAGTGGATGCACACTCTGGCCTATGCGGCCTTCTACCTCGTCACGCTGCACGTGCTCTACTTCGCCTTCATCCACTATTCGCCATCACCGACGAGGCTGACGATCTACGAACCGAATCCGCTCCGCTACTACTACCTGGCGTTGTTCCTGACCGCGGTCGGCGCTCAGGCCTCCGCATTCACCGCCGCCGTCTGGCGCCGACAGAAGGTCGGAGCGCTCTGA
- the rpsJ gene encoding 30S ribosomal protein S10: MAGQKIRIRLKSYDHAGLDASARKIVDTVTRAGATVVGPVPLPTEKNVIAVIRSPHKYKDSREHFEKRTHKRLIDIIDPTPKAVDSLMRLDLPADVNIEIKL, encoded by the coding sequence ATGGCGGGACAGAAGATCCGCATCCGGCTTAAGTCGTATGACCACGCAGGTCTCGACGCATCGGCGCGCAAGATCGTGGACACGGTCACCCGTGCCGGCGCCACGGTCGTGGGCCCCGTGCCGCTGCCGACGGAGAAGAACGTGATCGCCGTCATCCGGTCGCCCCACAAGTACAAGGACAGCCGCGAGCACTTCGAGAAGCGCACGCACAAGCGTCTCATCGACATCATCGACCCGACGCCGAAGGCGGTCGACTCGCTCATGCGCCTCGACCTGCCCGCCGACGTCAACATCGAGATCAAGCTCTAA
- a CDS encoding FAD-dependent oxidoreductase, whose protein sequence is MIEISVSRPPGFDFDAGQHVQLGVLALDGRDPHGRSRVFSITSSPNDRDILAVAFRRSPSAYKRTLAGLAFGSTVRLSGPYGHVTLTRKSDRPRVLVAFGVGITPHVSMIRFASEEALDVPIAVLHVANHERRVAYADELTRCAAENPAIRLLARSSSLALADLERARDEHPHAIWYLSGPPTRVGSAVADLRGLGVPERDIFTEEFIGY, encoded by the coding sequence GTGATCGAGATCTCGGTGAGCCGCCCCCCGGGCTTCGATTTCGACGCGGGGCAGCACGTACAACTGGGCGTCCTCGCACTGGACGGACGCGACCCGCATGGCCGTTCGCGCGTCTTCTCGATCACCTCGTCGCCCAACGACAGAGACATCCTGGCCGTCGCCTTTCGACGGTCTCCGAGCGCCTACAAGCGGACCCTCGCCGGCCTCGCCTTCGGTTCGACGGTCAGGCTGTCGGGACCTTACGGCCACGTGACGCTGACGAGGAAGTCGGACAGGCCCCGCGTCCTGGTCGCGTTCGGCGTCGGAATCACCCCTCACGTGAGCATGATTCGCTTCGCTTCCGAGGAGGCGCTGGACGTCCCCATCGCCGTGCTGCACGTCGCGAATCACGAGAGGCGCGTCGCCTATGCGGATGAACTCACTCGGTGCGCTGCGGAGAACCCCGCGATCCGGCTTCTCGCTCGATCCTCCTCACTGGCTCTCGCCGACCTGGAGCGGGCTCGTGACGAGCACCCGCACGCGATCTGGTACCTCTCCGGCCCTCCCACTCGAGTGGGTAGCGCTGTCGCCGACCTCCGGGGTCTCGGGGTGCCGGAGCGGGACATCTTCACGGAGGAGTTCATCGGCTACTGA
- the rplC gene encoding 50S ribosomal protein L3: MSATKTTKGLLGTKLGMTQVWDENNKLVPVTVVEISPNVVTQVRTPEVDGYAAVQIAYGAIDPRKVTKPLTGHFEKAGTTPRRHVTEVRTADAAEYTPGQQLAVDIFEAGQLVDVVGTSKGKGFAGVMKRHNFKGVSASHGAHRNHRKPGSIGASSTPSRVFKGMRMAGRMGGDRVTVLNLKVHSVDLEKGLLLVKGAVPGARGRLVFVRNAVKGA; this comes from the coding sequence ATGTCTGCAACCAAGACGACCAAGGGTCTGCTGGGCACGAAGCTCGGCATGACGCAGGTGTGGGACGAGAACAACAAGCTCGTGCCCGTCACCGTCGTGGAGATCTCCCCCAACGTGGTGACGCAGGTGCGCACCCCCGAGGTCGACGGCTACGCCGCCGTTCAGATCGCCTACGGCGCCATCGACCCGCGCAAGGTCACCAAGCCGCTCACCGGCCACTTCGAGAAGGCCGGCACCACGCCGCGCCGTCACGTCACCGAGGTGCGCACGGCTGACGCCGCCGAGTACACCCCCGGCCAGCAGCTCGCTGTCGACATCTTCGAGGCCGGCCAGCTGGTCGACGTCGTCGGCACCAGCAAGGGCAAGGGCTTCGCCGGTGTCATGAAGCGCCACAACTTCAAGGGCGTCTCCGCCTCGCACGGTGCGCACCGCAACCACCGCAAGCCCGGCTCCATCGGCGCGTCGTCGACCCCCAGCCGCGTGTTCAAGGGCATGCGCATGGCGGGCCGCATGGGTGGCGACCGCGTGACGGTGCTCAACCTGAAGGTCCACTCGGTCGACCTCGAGAAGGGTCTGCTGCTCGTCAAGGGCGCGGTTCCCGGCGCTCGCGGCCGTCTTGTTTTCGTCCGCAACGCCGTGAAGGGAGCGTAA
- the hutH gene encoding histidine ammonia-lyase: protein MRITVGSRTLTRDDVVAVARHDAEVVIDADALAAMTATRALIAGLAHDTVPHYGVSTGFGALATTHIPLEKRAELQRSLVRSHAASSGAEVEREVVRATMLLRLATLATSRTGARPVVAETYAAMLNAGITPIVGEYGSLGCSGDLAPLAHCALAAMGEGSVRNAAGDLVAAGSALAAVGIRPLELEEKEGLALINGTDGMLGMLCLALADLDLLVATADLAAALSVEGQLGTDAVFASDLQELRPHPGQATSAANLRAVLAGSAIVASHRTDDCTRVQDAYSLRCAPQVHGAVRDTMAHAALVASRELASAIDNPVVTLDGRVESNGNFHGAPVAFVLDFLAIAVADLASMSERRTDRFLDPARNAGLPPFLAHDPGVDSGHMIAQYTQAGIVSELKRLANPASVDSIPSSAMQEDHVSMGWSAGRKLRRAIDGLGRVVAIELLTAARGIDLRGIAPSPVTAAVVAALRAEVEGPGPDRYLAPEIERAVALTQSGALLAAARSVVPELV, encoded by the coding sequence ATGCGCATCACGGTCGGCTCCCGCACCCTCACTCGCGACGACGTCGTCGCCGTCGCCCGCCACGACGCCGAGGTCGTCATCGACGCGGATGCCCTCGCCGCCATGACCGCGACGCGCGCTCTCATCGCGGGGCTGGCCCACGACACCGTGCCCCACTACGGCGTCTCGACCGGGTTCGGAGCCCTCGCGACCACGCACATCCCGCTCGAGAAGCGCGCCGAGCTGCAGCGCTCGCTCGTGCGCTCGCACGCCGCGAGCTCGGGCGCCGAGGTCGAGCGCGAGGTCGTCCGCGCGACGATGCTCCTGCGCCTCGCGACGCTCGCGACCAGCCGCACCGGCGCGCGGCCCGTCGTCGCCGAGACGTACGCGGCGATGCTCAACGCCGGCATCACCCCGATCGTCGGCGAGTACGGCAGCCTCGGCTGCTCGGGCGACCTCGCGCCGCTCGCGCACTGCGCGCTCGCCGCGATGGGCGAGGGCTCGGTGCGGAACGCCGCGGGAGACCTCGTGGCCGCAGGCAGTGCGCTCGCGGCGGTGGGCATCCGCCCGCTCGAGCTCGAGGAGAAGGAGGGCCTCGCCCTCATCAACGGCACCGACGGCATGCTCGGGATGCTCTGCCTCGCGCTCGCCGACCTCGACCTGCTCGTCGCCACCGCCGACCTCGCCGCGGCCCTGAGCGTCGAGGGCCAGCTCGGCACCGACGCGGTGTTCGCCTCGGATCTGCAGGAGCTGCGCCCCCACCCCGGTCAGGCGACGAGCGCCGCGAACCTGCGCGCCGTGCTCGCCGGCTCGGCCATCGTCGCGAGCCACCGAACCGACGACTGCACGCGCGTGCAGGACGCCTACTCGCTCCGCTGCGCGCCGCAGGTGCACGGCGCCGTGCGCGACACGATGGCGCACGCGGCTCTCGTCGCGAGCCGCGAGCTCGCGAGCGCGATCGACAACCCCGTCGTGACGCTCGATGGCCGGGTCGAGTCGAACGGCAACTTCCACGGTGCGCCCGTCGCGTTCGTGCTCGACTTCCTCGCGATCGCCGTCGCCGACCTCGCGAGCATGAGCGAGCGGCGCACCGATCGGTTCCTCGACCCGGCGCGCAACGCGGGGCTTCCGCCGTTCCTCGCCCACGACCCCGGCGTCGACTCGGGCCACATGATCGCGCAGTACACGCAGGCCGGCATCGTGAGCGAGCTCAAGCGGCTCGCGAACCCGGCGAGCGTCGATTCGATCCCGTCGAGCGCGATGCAGGAGGATCACGTCTCGATGGGCTGGTCGGCCGGCCGGAAGCTGCGGCGCGCGATCGACGGCCTCGGCCGCGTCGTCGCGATCGAACTGCTGACCGCGGCCCGCGGGATCGACCTTCGCGGCATCGCGCCGTCGCCCGTGACCGCCGCGGTCGTCGCGGCCCTCCGCGCCGAGGTCGAGGGCCCCGGCCCCGACCGGTACCTCGCGCCCGAGATCGAGCGCGCCGTCGCCCTCACCCAGAGCGGCGCGCTGCTCGCCGCCGCCCGCTCGGTCGTCCCCGAGCTCGTCTGA
- the tuf gene encoding elongation factor Tu, producing the protein MAKAKFERSKPHVNIGTIGHVDHGKTTLTAAISKVLADKYPSATNVVRDFATIDSAPEERQRGITINISHVEYETPKRHYAHVDAPGHADYIKNMITGAAQMDGAILVVAATDGPMAQTREHVLLAKQVGVPYLLVALNKSDMVDDEEILELVEIEVRELLSSQGFDGDNAPVVRVSGLKALEGDEKWTQSILDLMDAVDNSVPDPVRDKDKPFLMPIEDVFTITGRGTVVTGRAERGTLAINSEVEIVGIRPTQKTTVTGIEMFHKQLDEAWAGENCGLLLRGTKREDVERGQVVVKPGSVTPHTNFEGTAYILSKDEGGRHNPFYTNYRPQFYFRTTDVTGVISLPEGTEMVMPGDTTDMTVELIQPIAMEEGLGFAIREGGRTVGAGTVTKIIK; encoded by the coding sequence GTGGCTAAGGCCAAGTTCGAGCGGAGCAAGCCGCACGTCAACATCGGAACCATCGGTCACGTCGACCACGGCAAGACCACGCTCACCGCCGCCATCTCGAAGGTGCTTGCCGACAAGTACCCCTCGGCGACGAACGTCGTGCGCGACTTCGCCACGATCGACTCGGCTCCGGAGGAGCGTCAGCGCGGTATCACCATCAACATCTCGCACGTCGAGTACGAGACCCCGAAGCGTCACTACGCGCACGTCGACGCCCCCGGTCACGCCGACTACATCAAGAACATGATCACCGGTGCCGCTCAGATGGACGGCGCGATCCTCGTGGTCGCGGCGACCGACGGCCCGATGGCCCAGACCCGCGAGCACGTGCTGCTCGCCAAGCAGGTCGGCGTTCCCTACCTGCTGGTCGCGCTCAACAAGAGCGACATGGTCGACGACGAGGAGATCCTCGAGCTCGTCGAGATCGAGGTCCGCGAGCTCCTCTCGAGCCAGGGCTTCGACGGCGACAACGCCCCCGTCGTGCGCGTCTCGGGCCTGAAGGCTCTCGAGGGCGACGAGAAGTGGACGCAGTCGATCCTCGACCTCATGGACGCCGTGGACAACTCGGTTCCGGACCCGGTGCGTGACAAGGACAAGCCGTTCCTCATGCCCATCGAGGACGTCTTCACCATCACCGGCCGTGGCACGGTCGTGACGGGTCGCGCCGAGCGCGGCACCCTCGCGATCAACTCCGAGGTCGAGATCGTCGGCATCCGCCCGACGCAGAAGACCACCGTCACGGGCATCGAGATGTTCCACAAGCAGCTCGACGAGGCCTGGGCCGGCGAGAACTGCGGTCTCCTGCTCCGCGGCACCAAGCGCGAGGACGTCGAGCGCGGTCAGGTCGTCGTGAAGCCGGGTTCGGTGACCCCGCACACCAACTTCGAGGGCACCGCGTACATCCTCTCGAAGGACGAGGGTGGCCGTCACAACCCCTTCTACACGAACTACCGCCCGCAGTTCTACTTCCGCACCACCGACGTCACCGGCGTCATCTCGCTGCCCGAGGGCACCGAGATGGTCATGCCCGGCGACACCACCGACATGACGGTCGAGCTGATCCAGCCCATCGCCATGGAGGAGGGCCTCGGCTTCGCCATCCGTGAGGGCGGCCGCACCGTCGGCGCCGGCACGGTCACGAAGATCATCAAGTAG
- a CDS encoding IclR family transcriptional regulator → MPDVPAARAALRIVTHLAHHSEPVPASTIARDLGLPRSSTYQLIRVLQEEGYVVHYPELRAYGLGGVVAEIGSSVLQASRLARLANPLIERLVAEAPVPAVAQLAVLSGSDVSYVGQASAPRAPTTVARLGVRLPAHLTATGRAMLAALPTAQVRALYPHRDALITRHGIGPATLRELDGILAKTRERGWAGEHGEITPDYSSVAAAATDRTGYPSAGIGLTYRGEAVDALAEAALARAVRAAADALTARLTGR, encoded by the coding sequence ATGCCGGATGTTCCCGCGGCGCGCGCGGCCCTGCGCATCGTCACGCACCTGGCCCACCACAGCGAGCCCGTGCCGGCGTCGACGATCGCGCGCGATCTCGGACTGCCGCGGTCGTCGACGTACCAGCTCATCCGCGTGCTGCAGGAGGAGGGCTACGTCGTCCACTACCCCGAGCTGCGCGCCTACGGGCTCGGCGGGGTCGTGGCCGAGATCGGGTCGAGCGTGCTGCAGGCCAGTCGGCTCGCGCGGCTCGCGAACCCGCTCATCGAGCGCCTGGTGGCTGAGGCGCCCGTGCCGGCGGTTGCGCAGCTCGCGGTGCTCAGCGGATCCGACGTCTCGTACGTCGGCCAGGCCTCCGCCCCGCGCGCGCCGACGACGGTCGCGCGGCTCGGCGTGCGCCTGCCCGCGCACCTCACGGCGACCGGGCGCGCGATGCTCGCGGCGCTGCCCACCGCGCAGGTGCGGGCGCTCTACCCGCACCGCGACGCGCTCATCACGCGGCACGGCATCGGGCCGGCGACCCTGCGCGAGCTCGACGGGATCCTCGCCAAGACCCGCGAGCGCGGCTGGGCCGGCGAGCACGGAGAGATCACGCCCGACTACTCCTCCGTCGCCGCCGCGGCGACCGACCGCACCGGCTACCCGAGTGCGGGCATCGGCCTGACCTATCGGGGCGAGGCGGTGGATGCCCTCGCCGAGGCCGCGCTCGCGCGCGCGGTGCGCGCGGCCGCCGACGCCCTGACGGCCCGTCTCACGGGGCGCTGA